In Flexistipes sp., the following proteins share a genomic window:
- a CDS encoding DUF4870 domain-containing protein: MEKNKTILGIDQNIEALLCYVLGWITGIVFLLLEKENQFVRFHAMQSLVVFLALFVVSLVLGAIPVLGLLTFIIFLLTIVLWIMMMIKSFQGEMYKLPWAGDFAEKQVFQKSE, translated from the coding sequence ATGGAGAAAAATAAGACAATCTTGGGTATTGACCAAAATATTGAAGCGTTGTTGTGCTATGTGCTTGGATGGATCACAGGAATCGTTTTTTTGCTGCTGGAGAAAGAAAACCAGTTTGTAAGATTTCATGCAATGCAGTCCCTTGTGGTTTTTCTTGCCCTGTTTGTTGTTAGCCTTGTTTTGGGGGCGATTCCGGTTCTCGGGCTTCTTACGTTCATAATATTCCTGCTGACGATAGTACTCTGGATTATGATGATGATTAAGTCATTTCAGGGGGAAATGTATAAACTTCCCTGGGCCGGGGACTTTGCCGAAAAACAGGTTTTTCAGAAAAGCGAGTAA